The Triticum aestivum cultivar Chinese Spring chromosome 6D, IWGSC CS RefSeq v2.1, whole genome shotgun sequence genomic sequence acccttgaagcgttgcctaggccaccccaaacccggaataagctaggtctacgtttgcactaatatatccacctgctgtcatgtttgtgtaataattgccatgttgtaatatttgcagaaacaatggagcacggacgagatgggcaagcagaagatgtgttgggggacataatcttagccggaggtgatatcttgtcgtatcttaacgacaatgatggtctggaagaacagggtgaagaagcaggctgcggtgatcgaagagtggaggaggaaagacatgattatgatgtctccggtgacccaatgctggtgcaagaaggagcccgtggtgacggctccggtgaccgaacagagtccggccaggtaaatatattagttaagcctgtgctgactagctaattgatgcattcattgttttggtatgtacacatattaattaacactcgtctttcttcttttttctagccctccggatcgagcacaactgcggtaaagagacgaggcccgaagagaaagttgcgctcggatgaaaggtttgagatcatagcaatcgcgcgcgacggccaaccgattgaacccctccggacaaaggatgcttttgctgcttagtgcggggttctagttagggacaagatcccgatcagcatccaccaatggtataagcctaagaaggaagaccctgaggtgtcttatgtcaatgatatgcagaaagatgatctttggactgagctgaaggcaaatttcaccctaccgccagaggaggatccggagaagccagttatagagcaattaatcaagtctcatgctctgaagaagatggcagacctattcaggaggtggaagaatgagctgaaaacttttgtcgacaaagaagagacaccagaattcgtcggccggtatgagaagatcagagatcactggcccgcatttgtggcccacaagacatcggaaaagagtaagaagatgtcagcgacaaacaagcagaatgctgcgaagaagaagcttcaccatcgcacggggtcaggtggctacctcaaagcccggcctaagtgggccaagtctgagagggatctgcttgataaagggatcgaaccagagacaatgaactggctagaccgttgccggacttggttcttcggggctggcggaaccttggaccctgtatcagggaggtgtcgttggacggacgagcaacttgcaatacccgtcaagaagcttaagcactatatcgatgcagcgcagcaagggacgttcgttccagacagagagaacgacgagctcacaatggccctcgggaatcctgagcaccctggacggacacgaggcacgccaggctccgtttcgtggaaggctggttttccggacgcgggcggttacaaaacccaggagaggaggaaaaaagtggagcagatccaaattcagcgtctgcacgaaaggattcaagtgctagaggaacgagacggcaatagagatgctgaaactgcccccgaagctacaccgccatctcaacgtagaagcagcgtggcttctatcgagctgcctcagctggagcatgcggctactcctagctaccccgtggatgctatcacggagtctcaacattgccaccttatggcggaatggcagaacttggaagtcaaggcggctgttggctctgttttacctaccgaacccggcgcaacctaccactgccggcagattccagaaggatatgctagggtgatggtggatgaaataacggaggaatttgaggacctccagcttgaccaccctaccggtgaaggggagactcggctgggtttagctctgaagactccatgcctatggcggaaggagctattcaagcttccgaactggacggctccggcgagtaagggcactccgcctcctcctccgcctcctcctccggcgagtgatcagggcactcagcctccttctccggcgcgtggcggcactccgcctccttctcagcCAGCGccgacgcgccagagcagccagcctcctccttctccgcctcgtcagcaagggcggaagagacccgccgccgctgcagctgctccggcgcgtcgtagtccttctcctccgcctcgtaagcaaggaaagaagacagccgcagccgctccgtctgctctgccggcgtctagcagtacagctgccagaggcgggaggcaatacagattcggtccttctctgaagactccagagaagttaccatatgagaggaccgaggaggagaacgcggagatcgtgcgagccgaagtgaagaacttctttgaaggggtcaaagcaaagaaacatccacctccggaggagaaggtagatccggtgaaagcaaagcgcactctggctgccctgacaaaaccaccaaagtctccgccaagaggcaactatgagcgcgttcttggaaaggcatatgccgaagcggagcggtcggaagtactgtcagtgataaaaggatgaaagaacgacgagctgggaaaaaaattgcccagctcggcgaacaagcgaaccaatcgtgccccccgctcaaggtgtcaaaagacatcgtcgctaatgatccgggtatggtgcccggttatagtaatcttggagattacctgcccgacgatgtacattatgaaatcatggaggtggacaaccacaaataccattacgggaagcctctcgtcaaagatgtcagaaCTCTAAGCatgatgatgcgaagactacatgattggtacatgaaaacctgcagagagtctgatgggatgagtactttgacgctgagagttaaaccggagcatgacctcattggaattgaactgctgaatgttccatttgaggatttcttccagttttacaatctaaagtccctcgataaaacaacgatcacttgctactgtctgtaagtagtactacttctgtcattaagtctctctatataggtcagctctttcattgcatgtatttatacttatcctcactatattatgcagattgaagatcgccgaattgaagagaagacaaatcggtgatattgggttcatcaacacaaatctcatagatgcatatacggttgaaaaacatcccaaagaagccgaggccaacttgctacaatcgttggtattaaatcaaaacaaagatataatactctttccttacaacttcaagtgagtgttactgtcttctgcatattcggtttcccttattagtccaggttatggtaatgtaattgatgacttatgcatgcatgcgcagcttccactatattctcctagagattaagcttgagccgggagtagtaaccgtcttagactcgagacgaaaagatccccaggactatgcgaacatgactcaaatgctccagaagtaagttaaatcgatcattatccaccatatcagcaactttgttcatttcctgatatcaagtaattgttttctttgtctggcagggtttggagaaaattcacctcaaaagccccgggactgccgaaccagctgcaagttagacacccgaaagtaagtactatagtagcatgttccgcgcatctcctagtgattcaagcactagtttgatcaataccatttagcatgcttgcttatcagtttgattgacctctatttcttgtaaagtggttgtggcagcaacccgggaataattactgtggatactacgtttgcgagtccatccgctaccatacctgtgagcggggctccactgaagaacaatatgaagtgcgtaagcaataatattcacaattttattttattaccatcatttgtgttgagtttcatttattcatatatatacgtattgacccccttcttcaaattagatttttcggaagcgggatcaactcctagcagaagatcgtatgctaggaattcaagaggaattggcggcattcttccttgaccacgtgatcgctgaaaacggagaatactatgtggaccctgcgttcctacaatataattaggagattgtattgtaagagataattattgtatatatgtagccggtagtgtcggatagatatacgagaacttgttgttcgaccaatatctcggagaaggagaggtggtcgatatcacttctctctgtatgcatatgttcatgacgatcttctgtttccctcatttgattactagctagcgtgtctactcctctccatacgtatatagtacgtagcgtcgaccaagcacgaagataagagaggacacttctttctattaattagctagctaacacaatatatgaaacacctaaattaaccccccaaaacccctaaaccaccccctttcaaaaaaacaaaaacctcagctcctgccaggtgctgacgcgtggatgcctattggtcccggttggtggcaccaaccgggaccaaaggccctcctgcctgggctccccgcaccggccacgtggacggcctttagtcccggttcgtgtaagaaccgggactaaagggctagggcattagtaacgaccctttagtcccggttcctgaaccgggactaaagacccttatgaaccggggtaaaagccccttttcctactagtgataagcgcataggtgtgagctcCACTCAGCTCATTCCCGCATCCCGCGGCGCGGCATGTCGTGAtcaggcgggcggcggaggaggagtgcatGAGGGTCTCTTCTGTTCTCAAGGTCAAATAGCATGTGAAAGAGGAatccttataaggaggtccaactcctttACAACTTTCAGAGTGGGACTTAACTttccactacacctagtgccaattATACCCACATGGGTCCTTAGAGATTATCAAAAATTGgtagatgggctctaggcccaccCTAATATTTCaacaggtggtggcggcggcgcttTTCGGCGAGGGGCGCTATGGTGGAGAGGATCTGGACGACCTCGGTCATGGCGGGCCTGGCCTCGGGGTCCCACTGCAGGCACTCATGGTACGTGCGCCATGATCTGCATCTCCTCGGGCGGGAACGCGCCCTTCAGCACCGGGTCCGGCAGCTCCGCCACAACCAGCCTGCTGTCCCACAACCAGCTCCCGGGCACGCCGATGCCAGAGGCCATCGCAGACCTTGTGCGGAAAGGTACGTCACTTTTGCTTAGATATAATATAAGTAACCATGTCATGTTGACACGAGTTTCTAAATAAGTCTGCTGTCTTCTCCAGGCATCGATGATGCGCCTCGAGTGAGGCGCTACCCTGCATTCCCCAGCATCAGTTTGTGCGGTGCTTGGACCGGCATGTGCACGGCGAGCTTGGCGGCACCGACGGGCATCTTCTTCTACGAGGCACAGCTGCGTCCGGGCAGCACCATGACTATGTCCTTCCCTGCAGAAGCTGAGCCACCCATCCTCCCACACGACCTCGCCGAGAAGGTCCCCTTCGCAAACCTAAGCGCCGTCCTCACCACCTTCAACATCCCAACAGGCTCCGCCGAGGCATCCCACGTGGCGAAAACACTGAGCCTGTGCCAGTCGCTGCCGCACGCCGGCGAGATCAGGGTCTGCACCACGTCGCTGGAGAGCACCGTGCGGAGCGCCATGAACATGCTAATTGGTCGCTCCACCGGTGGTGACCACGGTATGTGGACGGCCACGTCGGTGCTCCCGGCAGGCGGCGGCCTGCCACGTCAGCTGTACGAGGTCCAGGCGGTCACCAAGCTCCATGGTGACTACTTCGTCGGCTGCCACAAGATGCCATTCCCCTACCGCGTCTACCAGTGTCACATGACGGCCGGGCTGACGGACAAGGGCTACGTGGTCTCTCTCCAGGGACTCGTCGGCGGGAGCCCGACAGCCAAGTTGTTAGCATTCTGCCACTTTGACACGTCCAAGTGGAGCCCGGCTCATCCATCGTTCCAGGTGCTAGGTACACACCCTGGAACGCCGGTGTGCCACTTCATGCCGTACGCCAATCCGGTGTTTGGCATTGGCAAGAAGGCGACCAAACCGTAGTAGGCTGCTACGACGTACGTACCAACAATCTATGCCATTCCCGTCTAGTACCACGGCCAATAATTAGCAGCGTGCAGGGAGCGCGAGGTTCATACGAAGGCTCTTTTCCTCTTGTCTGAATCTAAAGTGTTGTGGCCTAGCACGCGCAAGACATTTTGTATCGAGTTTACGTTTGTGAACGTGTTTGAATAAATTGTTATATACTGTGCCCCCAAATGTACATGGGCGTCGTCAGCTGTCAGTTCAGCTTGTGCCATAAGGATCACAAATCTATCTATCTATTGTATACTTATCAAACAGTAGTCAAATGAGCCATCACGTTACTTCACATTTATCCTGACTGTAAATTTTAGAGATTAACGGCTAAGATTTAAAAGATACAACCTTTACAAACAAATATTACCATGGACAAATAGTTTGACATGTCACGTACAACACGTCTATTTTTTCCTAGAACCAACACGTTTTTGGTTAACTCACTTGTGTTTCTACTAAAAGATCTATATATAAAAAAAACTGCCTTTGGTTGGTGTAGGAAAGTACGGCAACAAAACCGAACCAACCTGTGTTGAATGATTAGAGGGACAGTGGTAACCCAGCCCAATAAGGTTCAAGTCTTGGCGCTCGCGTTAttactggatttatttcagaattttcggtgatgcgctttcagtggaggagacgtttccgtcgacgacgaagCGCCTGTGGTGACTTcctaaatctcaagatgatatgccggctcagtcttttgaATGTGCTCACAtgagtagggtgtgcgtgtgtgttcatAAGGATGAGTATATGCGCGTATGTATAAGCGCTTGCGTTTGTTACTCTGTTAAAAAAAGTAAGGCAACAAAAAAAAGATACAATAGATAATTAGGAAAGTGCCCAGTTTATAAAAGGAATGGTAGGGAATAGATTGTCCATCGCAAGTCCACCAAAAAAACAAAAGCGTCCCATAAAAAAAGCGTGATGGTAGAGTACACGTTGGTGCTGATGTCCTATATTATTTAAGCAaaaatttctcaaaaaaaagaaaatttAAGCAAAATAATTAATGCAGACTCCTCTTTTTTCTATGCACAAACAAAAGAACAATCACGAACCagcctgtggttggatggttagaggaactgtggtatccccagcccatcagggttcaaatcctgttGATCTACCGTGCATtctggccggccggccggctgcatGAATGAGCAATCAAATTATGGTTAGTTTAATTTTAGCATTAGATTAGTTTGCATCTTTCAAATCATAGAAGAGTAATACTATTTTGTGCTGGTTTATTGGCCCCTTTGTATTTTATGCCTGATTTTGATCATAGATTTTAATAAAaatatgttaatgcatgttacaaaaaacgATATCAATGAatccgtatttgaacatagtttccggtAATACTAATTTTCCTATGTATAACtgatattttattagttaaacttATGGTCAAAATATGACCCTAAACACGAGGGGggctaataaaccaggacgaaggtagtaataGATATACAAACATCAAAGACTAGATAAAAAACTTGATCTTTGATAGTGTCTCGTAAATCAGATTTTGAATTAACTATCTCGGGCCAAGTTTGGATCAGAGCCTCAAAGTGCCTGACAAAATATTTTGGCGTTGATGAAAGTGATAGTTCTGTTTGACTGAGATCCAATTATTTGGCTCTCCCAAGCTTGGTTACCTCATCCTGTTTACACAACCAAATGtttgacgaggcgttggagccttGCAGGTCCTTTTCTCCACCAAAATTTGGCACGGGTTGGTTGGCTGGATGACACAACGCAATTGAAATGGATCCTAGATCTTCCAATATGTAGTACTGTATGTATCTATCTATCCTATGATTTTTAGTCTTATAGTTCTGGCTCCATTCCAGCTGGTAAGTTAATCCGGTCGAGTGGTATCTAGAGAAATTATCGAAGCCAAGGGCAGGCCAAAACCTGGGATTGTGATATATAGCACCGTTTGTCCAAGTAGCTCCATTATCTATTTTGACGCTTTTAGGAGGATAAAAAACAAACATCCCTCTAAACTTCGATGGCTATTTTATACTCCCCCATTTCAATGGATTCATGTTTGATCATAAATTAGACCAACTAAATGTGGATTATATgtggtaataaaaattatatcgttgaatTTGTATTGAAAAGAAAGTTTTCATTGGTTTACTTTTTAAGTCACAACAATATATATTATTCATATAATTTATGGTCAAAGTCTGATTTTGAGAAGTGTGCCCGTCTTATTCATTGGAATAAGCATTATGCAGCACTAAATCGTCAAAAGAACAGTTCCGCAAAACACAGTCAGCAAGTTAGCAGTCAGTACGCCCGTGTGACTATTCCTGGATCTCGGGCAGCTAGGGAGCGCCGGCGGCGTTTTGGTTCTTTCAATTTGTCCTTTATTGGCATTGGGTGTAGTGGAAAGTTTAGTCTCATCTCGCTAGTGGAgaaagagttggacctctttataagggatgtTCTTCCACATGCTATTGGAGTTTGAGAATAGAAGAGGctctcgcgcactcctcctccgccgcccgcctcgccttgtcgcgcggcgcggcgcggcgggaaTGATCCGAGCTGAGCTCACACCAACGCGCTTATTTTTCCtgtggtgtctcctaaccctagccgccacgaacagatcacactTGCTCCACACGcatgcccaccgtcgttccttttgctgctgctgttgccggtgactccatcccgtccgccgcgtgcACGATCGACGGGATAGCAAGTCTGCAAAACCCCTTCTCTCCggttcctgtacgggagagagGCGGATAGGTTTTTGAGAAACGACTACGCGAGTGCTCGCTGTTCGTCTACTTCCTCTATGCCCGCTTCGCCCTTGTCATCACCATGTCTACCAACGCCGAACGTGCCGCTGCCGAGAAagtt encodes the following:
- the LOC123142318 gene encoding protein RAFTIN 1A-like gives rise to the protein MICISSGGNAPFSTGSGSSATTSLLSHNQLPGTPMPEAIADLVRKGIDDAPRVRRYPAFPSISLCGAWTGMCTASLAAPTGIFFYEAQLRPGSTMTMSFPAEAEPPILPHDLAEKVPFANLSAVLTTFNIPTGSAEASHVAKTLSLCQSLPHAGEIRVCTTSLESTVRSAMNMLIGRSTGGDHGMWTATSVLPAGGGLPRQLYEVQAVTKLHGDYFVGCHKMPFPYRVYQCHMTAGLTDKGYVVSLQGLVGGSPTAKLLAFCHFDTSKWSPAHPSFQVLGTHPGTPVCHFMPYANPVFGIGKKATKP